A single window of Bacteroidota bacterium DNA harbors:
- a CDS encoding aminotransferase class V-fold PLP-dependent enzyme, translating to MAAGTALTALGFGKALFSSGDVPLNPSISKKSFGNNDDDVWDSVRNEFFLGKQVYLNTGTLGLMPKAVMVAVTERLETLSRGNYALDDEVRNAVAKMLNAKASEISLTHNTTEGINIIAAGLKLRKGDELVLTDQEHVGNALPWLHRAKAVGARIRVLQPGKTANETLNRLNDLITRKTRVFALPHITCTDGNVLPAKEIADLARSKGILSFFDGAHGPGMLFPDMQAIGCDFYAACGHKWLCSPAGTGMLYLRESMLESVQARMVGAYSDTGWELSTSAQTIGPLVPTAHRFDYGTQNATTQAGMKAAIEFMDGIGFEKVRDRVLSLGNYLQSKLLEYDYVEMLTPTEAQSRGGMIGFRLRGKTMKDFEGSEIPKNFRVRLVPESGLNSIRISTHIFNNHNDLDNFVAAIDRWMKA from the coding sequence TTGGCTGCAGGAACAGCTTTGACAGCCTTGGGCTTCGGCAAAGCGCTATTCTCGTCGGGTGACGTCCCGCTGAATCCTTCCATCTCCAAAAAGTCGTTCGGGAATAATGACGACGATGTTTGGGACAGTGTCCGGAATGAATTTTTCTTAGGAAAACAGGTTTATCTCAACACCGGTACGCTTGGGTTGATGCCCAAAGCGGTCATGGTTGCGGTGACGGAGCGCCTCGAAACCCTGAGCCGGGGAAACTATGCGCTTGACGACGAGGTCAGAAATGCCGTGGCCAAAATGCTGAATGCCAAGGCATCTGAAATTTCTCTTACCCACAACACAACGGAAGGCATCAACATCATCGCCGCAGGCTTGAAACTGCGCAAGGGCGATGAATTGGTCTTGACAGATCAGGAACATGTCGGCAATGCCTTGCCGTGGCTGCATCGGGCAAAGGCTGTTGGTGCCAGGATTCGCGTTTTGCAACCTGGAAAAACCGCCAATGAAACCTTGAACCGACTCAACGACCTGATCACCCGCAAAACCAGAGTTTTCGCCTTACCACATATTACCTGCACCGACGGCAACGTTTTGCCTGCCAAAGAAATTGCTGATTTGGCGCGGTCCAAGGGCATTTTGAGTTTCTTTGACGGTGCACATGGGCCAGGAATGCTCTTCCCTGATATGCAAGCGATTGGCTGCGATTTCTATGCAGCCTGTGGACATAAATGGCTCTGTTCACCGGCAGGCACCGGCATGCTTTACCTCCGGGAAAGTATGCTGGAAAGCGTACAGGCAAGGATGGTAGGCGCCTATTCCGATACCGGATGGGAACTTTCTACCAGTGCCCAAACCATAGGTCCCCTTGTGCCTACCGCCCACAGGTTTGATTACGGAACGCAAAATGCCACCACACAGGCAGGAATGAAGGCCGCCATCGAGTTTATGGATGGAATCGGATTTGAAAAGGTACGCGACCGTGTCCTTTCACTGGGTAACTACCTTCAATCCAAACTATTGGAATACGATTATGTGGAAATGCTCACGCCGACGGAGGCTCAGTCACGCGGGGGAATGATCGGCTTCCGACTCAGGGGCAAGACCATGAAAGACTTTGAAGGTTCTGAAATTCCGAAGAATTTCCGCGTACGTCTCGTTCCTGAATCTGGCCTGAATTCGATTCGCATTTCTACGCATATCTTCAACAATCACAACGATTTAGATAATTTCGTAGCAGCGATTGACCGTTGGATGAAGGCGTAA